The genomic interval TAAGCGCCGATCTAGATGAAAAATCAAAATTTTGCATAGAAAAAATGGGAAAAGTAATCGCAAATTTTGATGTAAGAGGTAAGTAGATGCATAAAAACAAGGGTTTTACTGTTATAGAGCTTATTTTTGTAATCATTGCCGTTGGCATACTTGCAGCAATGATCATACCAAGGCTAGAAATAAATGGAGCTAGAGAGGCAGCTACACAGATGCTAACGCATATAAGGTACGCCCAGCACCTTGCCATGCAAGATGATAAATTTGTACATTCAGAAAATGAAAAATTTTGGTTTAAAATGAGATGGGGGATAGCTATTAATGACACTAGTTTACAAGAGTGCTCTGTAGATGAGCCTGGGGTTAAATCTTGGAAATATAGTATTTTTTATGATAAAAGAGGTAGTGGTAATAAATTTAGTGGTAACTTAAATTCCAAAGAAGAGGTTGCCATCGATACACAAAAATCAAACAAATTCTTAAGTGCGGGCTGGAGAGGCATTCCTCAGTCCTATTGCAATAAAATTAATACAGATTTAAATATCGAAAAAAAATATGGTATAAAATCGGTTAAATTTGTTGGTAGTTGCGGAAAAGGCAAA from Campylobacter concisus carries:
- a CDS encoding Tfp pilus assembly protein FimT/FimU yields the protein MHKNKGFTVIELIFVIIAVGILAAMIIPRLEINGAREAATQMLTHIRYAQHLAMQDDKFVHSENEKFWFKMRWGIAINDTSLQECSVDEPGVKSWKYSIFYDKRGSGNKFSGNLNSKEEVAIDTQKSNKFLSAGWRGIPQSYCNKINTDLNIEKKYGIKSVKFVGSCGKGKTQTIDFDELGRPMRVVSVTNNKGAKRPYSRLLKGDCKIVLTDKNNNVTSINIEKRSGYAYIN